From the genome of Primulina huaijiensis isolate GDHJ02 chromosome 11, ASM1229523v2, whole genome shotgun sequence:
AAACATGTTGGCAAGACACAGATGAGTTTTATTGTAATCAAAACAAATACAGACGATCGAATCACCAGATATAAGATTTGCTTATAACATTCACACTTTATTTATGTTAAGAAACTTTATGTAGCTTTTTACAATGTCAACTATTGACTTTATTTTTGTCacataaaatttacaaatatttcTACAAAGTCCACAATTGACTTGCAGCCCATCTATTTTAATCTTTGTCTCACCAAGTGGTGAGAGAGTTGGGATACTAGGAATGACTGAATTGAACACCCTATCAATTTAGTCATTTAGTTAGAAGGCTGTTGTAGCTATGTTAGCATGAGGTTAGATATTTACGATCACAATACGAAAGAACAAAAAAACAGGGTAGGAGTGTTGCTTGTGGCGTCAACAACAGGAGTGGAAGGTACATTGGACCCTGGTGGAGTGTAAGGATGCTTAGCCACTTCAGGACCTTTTGTCTTTCGTCTCTTTGCTGGTGGAAGCTTAGGGGCACGTCGTCTTTTGCGGTTCTGTGCACAAATTGGGGATGCATCTCGCTTCTCAATGCAGTTGAGAACACGGCGAAGCATCTTCTCCAGCTCTACAAACCTCCTTTCCATGCAAGTCTGTAATTCTGTCACCTTCCCCAAGGTAGAATCCAGTGTTGCTGACGTTCTTGGCTCGATATTTAACTCCACTGATTTTttcttgcctttccctttatgTAGGGAAGAGGATTGTTCTTCATGAATGTGCTCATGCGTTTGGGGTGGAGTTTTCTCCTGATAAATTTCCCTGCAATAATCTGTCTTTCTCTGTGACATCAAAGCTGCAATGCGGGATGCCAAAGGGTTGACCAAGGAATAGATTAACTGATCATGGTTCTCCTTGGTTGCTGTCGATGAACTAACCCCCACTGACTTGTTAATAGTTCTTacttttttcttgtgttttgggGGATGCTTCTTCTTCCACTTGATTGATTTCCGCTTGTACAACTTCTTTGGACGATACTTTTTCTTCCACTTACTTGATTTCCCCCGGTACGTAGGAGGAAGTTTTATGttatcttcctcttcttctgttCCATACGTACTTCCAATGCTAGGAAGACATTCATATGCAAGTATCTACATCGATACAAACAAAACCGGGCTCACGTAAAAAATATATCGATTCTTAGACAGTTGACAAATGCAGaaggaaaataattttacttaCCTGCCGCTGGTGAACAAAGTCAATTAAGTCGAAGCTATCTCTTCGTAAACAACTACTTGTTTCTCGTCGTCGCTTCGCGCAAGTTTCTATAAACGCTGCCCAAATACTATGCGTGCAAGGTTTTTCGATCTTATGGCTACAAATATATTTCCTTAGAGCTAGGAACGAAAGCTATCTGTTTCAGATCCTCTATTTATGACCCTCTTCCTACAAGTTTTCTAGGTGATCGCGTCAACAATTGCAAACACCAATTCCAAGCATGATCTTATCGATATTAATCATGTTTATGAACTCATTTTCAAAAGTACCTTTCTCGTAGTCTCCTTGAGATCCTCCGACCCTGGAAACGATGCCATCTCATCCAACAAGTTAGTCACCTCGCCAGCCAAATCTATGACACTGCGAAGCCACTGCATCTCCCCTGCGTCATCTTTGATCTGTGCTTGAATAGATGACAACCTTTGGCTCCAATTCTTGAGCTTCACGTGAATCCTATCCCAATGGGCGAACACGAATATCAGACCTGAGAACAACTTATCAAAGACCACCTGAAAAAGTGCAGAAAGAAGAAGATCTTTCACTGGCATTTTCTTGTGATCGTAGGATAAAGAATAAGGGAACTTAGCTCTCTTCATATAACAGCGTAAACAGCAAGATTTGCTGAAGGAAGGAATGATGTCAGTAGGATATTTGCATGGTCTGATAAATGGACAAATGGGTTCATAGAGTATATTCATTTTAAACTAGTTTTATCCTCCAAAGTATCACAAAGTCTACCCACTAATTTCCATTtctaaatatatgtatattcacATCTTGTGAAACTTACTGAAACTTTCCTCCATTATTTGTAATTTCTTGGATTTGTGCATCCTTTTTTACTTGAAACTTTCGTGGCTGTTGCATATTGGTTCCAGGACGGCAGACCTGATGTAAACATTGGATTTTTACAAGGTAACTTGACGACAAATGGCGTGGACGTTGGCTTTGATAAGTCTTTTAAACTCGAAAATATATTCGGACTTGCGTGTCCTGTGAAAAAttagatataaatattacatTAACACGGATATTGTGATAAGATCCAGCTcggaaatgacaaaatttagtTTGACAGAATATCAGATAAAATCGAGTCAAtagtctttttttatttttacattcaTCTTGAATTTTCTTTGTTGACGTTGTTTACATCATTTGGTAATTGTCATATAATGTTTTTGCTTATGGTAATAATCAAAACTACAATCACAAGAAAATTGAAATCGAGGTGTTCATGACCTCGTTTACAAGCCTGGATTCAAGTCAGTCAGGCTTGAATGGTACTAATAGAGTTGAGCTGGGCTAACTTGTCCTTGTTGCTTTGAAACACTAATTCCAATATGGAATAAATGACTCTCCACTTCCTTAAATTAGATGATCGACTAGCTTAATTTCTGATTCAACCAGAATTTATTTCGGGAAATAAGTATACTAGACTTATCTAGTCACCATATTGTCGGAATCGAGTGTAATAGTGGATCAAATCATAATAGACCGGATTTGGTGTTCAATGTGCATTGCATCGTGATCCACGCACAGTGCAGGTGCATGGTTTGGCCACATTCGAATTTGCGCTAAAATCTTCAACTCGGGCCAATGCATGCATACATACATAGCAGGTGTTCTCAGCTTTTTGACAAGTTTCTAacacattgttttttttttttttttatcattttttattcGACTTTCTCAGCATGTTTAGATTGTTTTACTTAAGGAATCCGCATTCGTTACCGTTACAACATCCACCACCTCATCAAAAATCGTGGGATACACATGCCACATACACATTATATTAACACATCTATTCTCccacattcattttaacattaacACTCATTATTTGTAGGCATGTGTCCACTCATTCatcttattcttattttatattaaataaattcaatttcaaattatttataaaatttaaattattattattttatataaataataatatgtttttatacaTTCAGaacgtaaaattattttatcttattttaaaagtgtcatttatttaaaattaaaaaaattgtttaaccatttctaatttttttaataaaactaaccGTTACTATTTTagtatgtttaaaaataaataacaattattttaattatttaaataaattactaaattaaataatatacatatatacaaaatatataatatatgtaattaGTGGGGTGGGCCAAGCAACCCACCCCTTTCACTCTCTTTCATTTGAACGTCCACATTACATGGATGTTTGAATGCCCACATTATAAGACACAAGTGAGTGGATGACCCACATTGGTATTAACACCACATTGATGTTCAAACCCATTGATTTGAACACAATGTAGATGTCCTTACTTGACATTCATTTGTTGAGTTCTCCACTTTTTTTCACTTTTtacaaaacaaattaaaaatcaaagaatAACCATAAAGTTCGGATGCAAACAAACCATGTAAGCACAAAAAAACCTAAAACTCAATACAAAACCGCATTATTTtctatgtttattatcaacCAACTGTGGTGATGCCCTGGAAAGGGCTCGGGTCATTTTTGAACTCGGACGGAAAGAGAAAACTTAAACGAGCCAAATTCCAATTTGCTCTCAAGAGTAGAATATGAATAAAATGTAGACAGGGTCCTCTTGCAAGTCTAGGGTCCATTCACCAGTCCAGAGTCCATCACGCCCGGACAAGGTCCTCTCTCCTGGACAAGGTCCTATAGCCCGGCTGGGGTCCTCTCGCCAGTCCAGGGTCTATCTCGCCCGGACAGGGTTTAGGTCACTCGGTCATGGTCAATCTCGCCCGACCAATGTACTCACTCCCGACCAGGGTTCAAGTCACTTAATCACCAATATGAGCCCACCAGTATGGGTCACCATTCCTACTCACAAGAGACATGACATGGGCAGTTGTCAGAGGATAAGACATGGGAAATCGTCAAAGGACAAGCGTGTACATATTTCTAATCAATAACAGTGTACATGCACTATAATCGAGGTCATCTTCTCCCCTATAAATACCTAGGTTTTCTCATTTGGGAAAATGACATATATATTGCATTCTACCACATTTAATAAATTCTCTCTGTACTTAGTAAACTATGTACTGACTTGAACGTCGGAGTAGAGGCACAGCGGAAACCCTTCCGACGCCCCCACTAACATTGTCTTGTTGAGTGTGTGCAGATTGTCTGATCCGAGCTCAGCCCATCAAATTAAGGCAGGCCAGACCACCCGGGAGACCAGGACAAAGCACCCGGGGTCATCCCACCAAGGCAGGCCAGACCACTTGGGAGACCAGGCCAGACCACCCAGGATCATCCCACCAGCCAGGCCAGACTACCCGGGAGACCAAGCTAGACCACCTAGGGTCATCCCACCAACCAAACCAGACCACCCAGGAGACCAGGACAGACCACCCGTGGTCATCCCACTAGCCAGGCTAGACCACCCAAGAGACCAGGCCAAACTACCCGAGGTCATCCCACTGGCCAAGCCAGACCACATGGGTCATACCACCAGCCAGGCCAGACCACCCGAGAGACCATATAAAACCACCCGGGGTCATCTCATCAAGCCAGGCCAGACTCATACCATCAGGTCAAAATCTTCACAAAAAAAGTACACATCTTTTCTCGATAGATTGTTCACCCAACTCACCCAATCTACCTGGGCATAGTCAAATAGAAAGATTGATCTAACAAACTTCCGAAAAATAATCTATAAAGAAATTATTGTTACATATTAAATGGTAAGTGAAAAAATATTTCGATAAATGTtataaaagtaaaaagaaatGATATAAGAGAGAAAACAGAGTTTAGAGAATGATTCCgaactattttatttataactGAACCTCtatttatatgatataatgATATAATACAAGTTGTTCTTCATAATTATCTACATTCACAATCATATCATGACAATCTCTTCTTAGATGATTATCCACATGGCAATTATTTCGTTGAATCTTTCAATTGACAAGATGGTTGCTTGAAAACTTCATGGAGATTCTGGTGCTATCTCTTTAAAACTTGACAATAAAACTGGGTGGGAAAAACTTGagcaaaggaaaaaaattatagcAATAAATATGTTTCTTTGTATGTTATCTTGACGATGGATGCGTCTCGCTAAAACCTTAATAGAAAAAACCCAATGATACAAACCCCAGTGAAGGACAAAGAGTATGACATCTCTTAATTCTTGCTAACCGCCTcattaaaactttgatatgaaaaACCGTATGAGGAAATTCATAAACAAGTCATAAAGAGTATAGTCTGAACTACTCCTCCTGTTGCTAGCACCGCTCGAACTCTTTAAGTCTTTGCCCAATCTTGcattctaattttttaaaatttcatatctGTAATGCCCTTATGAAAAGATCGGTCATGTTATCTTCAATTGATGCTTATATATGATACTTCATTACCAAATATCTTTTGAGAATTATCAAACAACCACTATTAGATGTAACATATCcatataaaaacattttatttgtTGTGTACTACGAACAATTAGCATATATTCTTGTTGGGATATATCGAATTCATAActcaaaagaaaatttcatatttttcaagtCTTTCGTCTTTCGTTTATATGTAACTACATGGTAATTTTGTTAAAATCTTCAGGAATTTCTATGTtagaacatttaaaattttggtgATTTAACAAGGCTGTTGATCCAATGGATAATTGTAGAGCTAACTTAACTGAATCCAAGAAAAAAACTGAATATTCACAAGTAAAAGTTTTCTAATATTCCAACTGACTACCGAACCGAACTAATATTGTAAGAGGAATATTGATGGACAAATTGATCTAACGACAACTGATAGAGCCTAAATGATAGCTTATTTCAGTCGATTAGTCAGCCCAAATCCAAACATTATCTGAATAATATCAATATACTTGGTGATTAAGAAACGGAGCTTAGTTGAAATATcgaataaaatttttcataccAACAATCACTGATTCTGAGTTGAAAGTCAGAATTCATGCACATTACCAAAATATGTCGGAAAGGACGATGACATGGCAACAAAGACATCTGTATTTGGCAAcggatttaagatttaaaaagatGACCGTTGTAGATGAAGTCTTTAAATAGATCAGTTTGAAAATCTTTCAAAAGTTTCCAACTCTCTGAAATTCTGTATCATCTTATCTCTTAAAAAAGCTTTCTGCgagccaaaatgataaaagCGAGCACACTGATAAGTTATTATCTGATCATTAAGGATCAATTGTGCTTAGAATCTCTTtgtgaaatatttttaattgagaGTAAGAAGTCTTACTGCTCATTTTGGTTAAGATTGAATTTTACTCAGAGTTTCAGTGAAGGTAGTGTTTAAGTTTTACTGAAGTGAGTAATTTCAAATTGCTTGTAATTATCAAAGTGTTTTAGTTTCAATCATTCTGTGAGGAAGAAGGGGTTATGTAAGGGAGTATTGAAGTCTCCGAATATCCCGAAAAAAAACTTTAgtcaatttaatttttagtttaCCTACATTTATCTCTCATTTGATAGCCCAAATGAATTTTGATAAACCATTTCATTCAAACAATTAGTCAATCTACTCCCACATAGTTTTAACTGTTAACTTAATGAGAATCCAACTGACAAGAACTTCATTTCACTATTGCTAAACCAACTGAAATATTTGTAAATTGTTGAGAAAAGTTTCTTCATCCCCTCTAAATTTAtcaccgatcctaacaagtggtataaGGATGTATTAATTCTTGTCTCTGAAATTACTAAATCAAATGGCCTCATTTAGCGAAATACAGATGTTCTCCAAGGATGATTTTGTTGATTGGAAAATTAGAATGCGGACTCACTTAGCTATTCAAGATGTGACATGTGGTTTGTCATCACAGATGACCCGATGAAGATTTTAAAAGCAAATACTACCATTTTCGTCAATGATGGTGCTCCACAAATGAAAGAAAACCAAGAACTGAATGAACTATTGAAGACAAGAAGAAAGTGAATTTAGACAATGTGGCCAAAGACATTTTTTTACGAGACACTagataaaaatatctttagcaAGATTAAGAAGTGTCCTACTTTCAATGACATACAGGAGAAACTAATGCAACTATGCAAAGGCAACGATCAAACAAAAGAGAACAAACTTTTTGTTGATATTCAAAAGTTTGACAGTATCAAGATGAAGGCTGGATAATCTATGTCGGACTTCGATGAAAGAGTGAGCAAAATCATTATTGAATTGACTATTGTAggaaaagaatatgaaaatCGAGAAATAACATTAAAAGTGATGGGGGCACTTCCAAGAGAATGAGATGTAAAAACAATGAATATGCGAGAATCAAAGGGCCTTAACATGCTTGAACTACACGATCTGTTTTCAA
Proteins encoded in this window:
- the LOC140987613 gene encoding uncharacterized protein — translated: MNILYEPICPFIRPCKYPTDIIPSFSKSCCLRCYMKRAKFPYSLSYDHKKMPVKDLLLSALFQVVFDKLFSGLIFVFAHWDRIHVKLKNWSQRLSSIQAQIKDDAGEMQWLRSVIDLAGEVTNLLDEMASFPGSEDLKETTRKILAYECLPSIGSTYGTEEEEDNIKLPPTYRGKSSKWKKKYRPKKLYKRKSIKWKKKHPPKHKKKVRTINKSVGVSSSTATKENHDQLIYSLVNPLASRIAALMSQRKTDYCREIYQEKTPPQTHEHIHEEQSSSLHKGKGKKKSVELNIEPRTSATLDSTLGKVTELQTCMERRFVELEKMLRRVLNCIEKRDASPICAQNRKRRRAPKLPPAKRRKTKGPEVAKHPYTPPGSNVPSTPVVDATSNTPTLFFCSFVL